The genomic window GGTGATCGACTTGCCCGCGCGGCGCAGAACGATATCGGGATTGGGCAGCAGCCCGAGCAGGCTGCGCATCTCGTAGGCGGATGTGGCTCTAGTAGCCCGCTCGCCAAGAAGTTCTTTGGACATTGAATCTCTCCGTCAGCTTAATCGACTCGCGCCGACCGCGGGTCACGGGGTTGGGGACTACGAGCTGCTCGCCTTTGCCGGCCATCAGCGCCAGGGCGCAGGCCCAAAAGCGGTCCGAGTGACCGGCGTCGGAGCGCGCCGCGTCAAAGCGAAAGTGCCCGGCGGCGGTGGTCGTCTTCTGCACCGCGTGAAAATCGCTGCGCAGCTCGCTGTCGGGCGGGATCCGCAGCAGGCGGTCCTCCATCAGACGGCGCACGCGGAAGGCCAAATCCTCCTTGACCGACGAGGTGAAGGTCACCGGCTCGACGCGATAGGAGCCGAAGGCCTGCACGGCCTCCTCGGCGATCTGCATCCCGAGGCCGGAGGCGTCGATGCAGGCGCGGCGCACGCGGGCCAGGCGCTTGAACAGCTCCTGCCGTTGCTCGCTGAAAGGCGCGCGGAACATCGTCAACAGCTCGCGCGTCCAATACACGTCGCCGAGCTTTTCCTTGGTCCAGATCACGGTCAAATCACGGCGGCGGCCCACGTCCATGCCGAGGTACAGCTCGCCGCCGCGCGGCCAGGACTCGGGATCGAGCAGGATCGGCTCGGACGCCTCGCACTTGTCGAGCAGCTCGAATGGAATCAGCGCCGTGGCCTCGTCGATGAAGCGGCACTCGAACTCCTGGGCCCAGGTGTCGGGGTCGTTGACCCCGGCGCGCAGCTTCTGCAAATCGACCTTGGCGCCCTCGGAGATCGCGTCGTAGATCGTCGTGAGGTGCTTGGCAAAGGCCGCGTTGTGCTCCCACAACTCGTAAAACACGTTCTGCTTGCCGTTGGCCGTGGAGACCATGTCCATGCTGTAGCCGCGGGTGATCGTCGGATACATCGCGCGCCACAGCGCGCGGCCCTCTTTGAAAAATGCGGCCTCGTCCCAGCCCACGTCTCCGGTAAAGCCGCGCACCGTGTCCGGGCTGGCGGGCAGTGAGATGATGCGCGAGCCGTTGGCCAGCCGACACTCGGTCTTGCCCAGGGCCTCAGCCTCGAACAGCTCGTCGTTCATCGCCTCAAGCACGCGCAGATGGGAATAGACTTTCTGCATGTCCTCGCGGCTCTGGCGCTCGGAGGCCGAGAGGATCAGCGAGACGCCGGGCTTGCGCAATCGCCGGATCACGTGCTTGAGGGTCAGGGCGAAAGATTTGCCCGCGGCCTGGCGTGTGGCCAGCCATAGGCAGAGCTGAGACGAATCCTCAATGAAGCGGCGCTGGCAGGGTAGGAGGATGTAGGGATTAGCGCTTGATGCCATACTCGGTCTCCAGGATACGGTCCAGGAGCCGCTGCTTTTCCTCGGGCGAGAGGTCGCGCTTGTCCTGGTCTGTTTCCTCTTTCTCGATCTTTTTCAACTCACGCTGGGCGTAGGGCTTGGTTGAGGCGATCAGGTATGCCAGGGCGTAAATCGTCTTGATGTGCAGCGTCTCAAGCGCCTTCTTGCCGAGCTTGTACTTGAGCTCTTGCAGCATCAGGCTGAAGTGCCGTTCGGACTCGAGGTAGCGCTTGCGCAGGCGCTCCCAATCGCCCTTGGCCTTCCACTTGGAAAGCGTGGTCGCGGAGACGCCGATCTGTCGGCTGATCTCGGCCAGGCTCAGGCCCTCGCGCACAAAGAGGGTCTGGGCCTCGTCGTACCAAGCGGCGGTTTTACCCAAGATCGCGCTCCAGGGCCTCGGCCTTGGACGAGACCTCGCGCCACTTGTTGCGACAGGCTACGAGCAGACGCATGCTCTCGGCGGCCACGTCGAGCTGATCCAGGTCGGCCAAGTCGCTGTAGGGCGGAAGATAGGTGCGGATGGTCATCACGTAGCCGTCCGCCTCGTTCTCCAG from Candidatus Alcyoniella australis includes these protein-coding regions:
- a CDS encoding terminase family protein, which codes for MASSANPYILLPCQRRFIEDSSQLCLWLATRQAAGKSFALTLKHVIRRLRKPGVSLILSASERQSREDMQKVYSHLRVLEAMNDELFEAEALGKTECRLANGSRIISLPASPDTVRGFTGDVGWDEAAFFKEGRALWRAMYPTITRGYSMDMVSTANGKQNVFYELWEHNAAFAKHLTTIYDAISEGAKVDLQKLRAGVNDPDTWAQEFECRFIDEATALIPFELLDKCEASEPILLDPESWPRGGELYLGMDVGRRRDLTVIWTKEKLGDVYWTRELLTMFRAPFSEQRQELFKRLARVRRACIDASGLGMQIAEEAVQAFGSYRVEPVTFTSSVKEDLAFRVRRLMEDRLLRIPPDSELRSDFHAVQKTTTAAGHFRFDAARSDAGHSDRFWACALALMAGKGEQLVVPNPVTRGRRESIKLTERFNVQRTSWRAGY